The following proteins are encoded in a genomic region of Nicotiana sylvestris chromosome 4, ASM39365v2, whole genome shotgun sequence:
- the LOC138890295 gene encoding uncharacterized protein: MCQRKGNIQSTRGNPCWDLRSTYERFCLSKEDTLGWLLLDDYGNRLHPVCSKMPPLSDTCRHDKEVVIPGEFEIPSLRIIQEAEFEDAKWVKSHYEKLALIDGKRMNAVCHGQLYQNRMSRAFNKRFKPRQFAPGQSVLKKIFPHQDEAKGKFSPNWQGPYMVHRVLTGGALILAEMDGEVLSKPINSNAIKHYYV; this comes from the exons atgtgtcaacGCAAAGGAAACATCCAGTCTACTAGAGGAAatccatgttgggacctgcggtccacatatgaacggttttgtcttagcaaagaagatactctggggtggttacttttggatgactatggaaatagactgcatccagtatgttcgaaAATGCCACCGttatcagatacatgcagacatgataaag aggttgtcattcccggtgagtttgaaattccttccctaaggatcatacaagaagctgagttCGAGGACGCAaagtgggtaaaaagtcattatgagaaactagcccttatagatggaaagagaatgaatgcagtctgtcatggtcaactctatcagaatagaatgtccagagccttcaacaaaagattcaagccaagacagttcgcaccaggacAGTCggtattaaagaaaattttcccgcatcaagatgaagccaaagggaagttctctcccaactggcaaggtccatacatggttcaccgggttttgacaggaggagccctcatacttgcagaaatggatggagaagtcttgTCAAAGCCGATTAATTCAAATGCAatcaagcattactatgtgtaa
- the LOC138890296 gene encoding uncharacterized protein, with protein MAPYEALYKRKCRSPIGWFDVGEDTLVGPELVQQAIEKIKLIQERLLAAQSHQKSYADNRRRDLKFQVDDWVFLKVSLMKGIMRIVSVDDVQVTKQLSYEETPIAILDRHVQRLRTKDVA; from the exons atggctccatatgaagctctttacaaacggaagtgtaggtcgcctatagggtggtttgatgttggggaAGATacgttagtaggaccagaattggtacaacaggcaattgagaaaattaagcttatacaggaaaggctattagcagctcaaagccatcagaagtcttatgcggataatcgacGACGAGACTTAAAGTTTCAGGTTGACgattgggtattcctaaaggtatcactgatgaagggcattatgag AATTGTGTCAGTTGACGACGTTCAGGTCACAAAgcagctatcatatgaagaaactcccattgctataCTAGACAGACATGTTCAGAGATTAAGAACTAAAGACGTAGCTTaa